GTACAGAAGATTTTGATTTGGGATTGTTAATTAATCTGACATACCAAAAGTTTGTAATAGGGTCTATGTACACAGATATAAAGgtaaaaacaatttgttatttCAGGTCCATATTACAAGTACAGAACTTATGAAGATTTCATACAAAATAGGAACTCTCCAAACATACCAGTAAAAGAGTTTGTTATAGAGAGGTTAAAGTATATCCCTGTGATAGCTGTTACATTTCTGGGAATGTCCCATTTCTTCAGTATACAGGTAATTACAGCTTaattatctgtttattttgtgaCTTGCTGAAAACTTTGCTAGATACtcaaataaatgaatgtaagtctgttaaaaaatattaaaaaatagacATCATACCTggcaacttttcaaaatgcccatgggggttttaccTGCATGATAACTCTCATAGTCTTACAAAACCTTGAATGGGGGCTTCTtatgtattttaatgttgttttttggcttcttcatacttttaaaaGCCTTAAGCTATTGTTAATCagtttttttgcttaaaattgtGGACACAATTGCTCTTTCATTTCCATTTGGGAGGGTCCATGGGGGAAAAtccccgcaaatagtgacagttggcaggtatcaATAGTTCAATGTAACTCTATACCAGATACATTTGAATAAGGCTTTTTCACATATCTCTTAAAGATGAAGGTGGTGTGTAGTTTGTCCTTtcagagttaaaaaaaaatactggattttgatgctttgttttaaatttatttcagtaCGTCGAAACAGAAGAATTTTTTGAGCATCCATTTTGGTTCCGATTATTTTATATGGTGCCTATGTTTATGATATTCCGTACTAGACTTTACATGGCCTGGTTGGTTTCAGAAAGTATGTGCATGACTTCTTCATTAGGGGCCTACCCTGTAGAGGCAAAGGCAAAATATGGCCAGGGTCCAACTGATCTTTCAGGTCTAGACAAAAggtatttatagatttttttatgtctgaGGCTTtttaaccttcatcaggaatgctaaaaaacaaacatttgaaagtcAAGACAAGAACACATGAAGAACTGTAAGACCCAAACAAACCTAACAAGAATAGCcaaatttgtataaaatcaaCTTTTACCTGAGGGAGTCAGGACCTTAGAAAGACTATGGTCAAATGATGAATGACCTTGAAAAAAATCAGTGCAGATTTAAATATGAAACTAGTAATATGCACATAATATGAACAGTATTATGTCAATATAAATATTGGTCTTTACAAATACCATTGTTATGAACCATACATTACTGATCAAAATCTGTTTTgatgattttaacatttacaaTTCAAGAGTTATTCCCCTAAATTACCCTAACATTAGAAATTTGAAGGTTCCCTAGTGGTTATTATAGTACAATTGAacaaaatcttttgaaattttaaccaaatgtcATATTCTATAAAATACAGGTCAAGTAGATTTTACACTGGACATGAAGCAACCAATAATCAATATCAATagtcatacatttatttatacatcTTATCTGGCACCACTTTTTGTTTACAGAAATGATGACAGATAATAACTTatctatgaattaattattttgtgtGACTGACCCTtgtcttaaggtggtacctaacactacagggagataactctgtaaagttagataaacgttttaattacgttgtgttgttaaaggaatattaagcttctcaacgATCAAAATTAGTGGGTGTCAAATTgttatataaccagtgtaatttttctgacaaaacggttggttcaaaatatttaaaatttttatatttttgttaaagaacttactttgacaaaattttattaaaattaaacgagccaaattaattttagtgaaagtgttgggtacgaccttaaatacatatttgaatatttgcCCATAATGTTTTAAAGCAAACATcaataaatcctttttttttttttttaagtttatcgATATCTAAATCCGACCAGAAGTATGATTACCAGACAGTGTATAATTTAAGTATTTATGGCTGTGAATTAGGAAGGACAACCAGAGAAGGGTTACGTAGCTGGAATATGACTGTTCAGTACTGGTTAGCAGCATTTGTTCATCGAAGAATACCAAAACATCTAAAAAATTACGGGTAAATTATTTACTGGATAAGAATGATTAATTGCCTTTTACCAATTTAAATGGATTCATGTgtcatatttatgtaaataaaaagaaaaaacaaatgttttaaatcaaGCAATTAATTAAACATTCAGCTCAACTTAcctaaaatgttttaaaatgaatttactGTTAAACTTGAGAAATTAATGCATTCATTTTAACTAATgttattgcaaaaatattatGAAGAAAGATTGGTATAGAAATTATGAAAgaaagtttttattattgcaaaccAGGGCCGTAGCGTAATGGaggcaaatgaggcaaatgcctcactTTTGAAACGACGATCAAACTTTAGAAGtgtcaattttctttaaattcatgtattttacattatcaatatgCGAGTTTCGAGTTTCAAACTATCTACCGGCACACTTCATACAGTGTTTCCAATCTGCAGCAGcgattttgaatattattattttaccaTAGCGGtgacggtaaaaaaaaataagtgtcccgattacaaatcaaaatacaaaaattgaaacaaatcttATTTATGTCGTTACAAAACTGGTTGAAGACGGGTTctttaaagagaaaaaagatGAAAAGGGAAACTCATGAGTATGCTGCCTTATAACTTTCTTGGTTTATTTTTGAATCTACCAATGTTTacacactgaacaacaaacaTGATGCAAATGCAAATcgataaaataattcattgaccaaaaaatataatgataatttataattgatttaCTGAACAAAATCATGAAGCGCCGCTTTCATAAATAACTTTATAAGGAAGTCTTAAATGTATAAGGcaattcatgatttttatttatctttaataaaagtatgaaatatatttttggtattgtttgaaaatatttttttcgtgtttctttttttctattattattattaacattGTCTGGTTGTATGCTAGCGTGTTCCATTGATTCTATTGTGGTAGGCCGTGGGTTCGAGCCCAGAAACGGTAGGTGACAGACCAATGACTTAAAAGTTGGTAGAATAATGTGTCCAGGTAGGTTGACATGTCTTCCATGGggaatgtttacatttttacagaTAACTTGTGATCACTTGTGACATTAGAACGTCAAACATCTGGTTTAGTAACAATGTTGGTCTAGTCTTCTCTGTACCTATTCTTATGGTTAATGATTATGTATAATAAATGTATCCTAATTGATGCTTATAATATGTTCTCGTCTTTTAGGAGCTTATAACTTGCTGTTggagataaatatatatgtatatacatcaGAAGGTGTGTTGAAGCTTTTTAATAGTACAAATCACAGGAGAATCGTAAAGTTTTGGTTGGCCAACAGAGATTAACTTTAATATTGAAACTCGTTTTGTTACTTACTAGGCtagctaataaaaaaaatccacatttccgttatatttttttttttattatagatagtaATGCTGAAATAAGCTTCTTCCGTTTCATGCATCCGaacccccctaaaaaaaaaggGCTCAAaaatttttcgcctcgctccgctcggcagAATGCCTCATTTTAAAAGGACATGCGCTACGGCCTTGCAAACTCTACATtcacatttttaacaataataaaaacatttgtatctTCGAGAGTACTTTTAGATGAATAGAAATGCTTTTATGTGAGATAGAAAGAATGGAGTATGCACTTTTTGAATTCACTTGATTTATTCTGATctactatgattttttttctatttcagagTTGCAATAACAATGGCAGTGAGTGCCTTTTGGCATGGTATACATCCTGGGTATTACCTCAGTTTCATGTTAGTTCCCATAATAGTGTTTGCAGAAGATGCCATGATTTCAACATTCCGTAAAAACAGTTCTGAAAATATGCAATATTGGTTTGACTGggcttgtttgttttttaaaatgagaGGTTTTGATTACATGTGTATGGGATTTTTGTTACTTAAACTTGACTTAACTTTAGCTTATTGGCAATCTATCTTTTTTATAGGACATTTAGTTCCtatattatttatcataatttctaaaatatttaaacctaagaggaaaaaagaagaaaagaaagaataaatgttattgatatgaaaattttacatggaatattttttttaattctgtatacaattgtttatataattttttctatatatatacacttaTAATATATCAGgctttaaattgttaaaaagaaatacatcCATAGCAGAAACAGTTCTAAGAGTACACATAAAGGTCATCAGAGATATCATTTCATGGTTACAACACGAGGCTTGGAATAAGTATGTGGTACTGTGCGATATAAGTAATGAAAGATGGAAAAATTGTTATTATGGTAAATCAGCAAaagtaattgaaaaataattagtTTCAAAGTTTGAAGATTGCTGACATTTCTGTATCCTGAAGATTATAAAACTGTTATAAGAATTtcctaagtttttttttttatttctagaaaATTTCCAGGGCTTAGTTAGTCAATACATTCATTTATCTATTGTGCCTAAATAACTTAGAGCCGACTTCAGTGAATGTGTAGACAAAGGTAATatatttggttagcttgcttgctagctgaaccgtggAGTCATTGTTAGGTTCGGTAAGCTATTTTTCTATAAGAGTAAATTAGTCGGATAGGtaaccaatctatctgtctgttGGATTATGCTATATTGAAAGGAGGATAGTATACCTGAGCTAATAATAACTTCAAGGTTCAGCTTACAAGCAagataaccaaagatattacctttgtcTTCACACTCAATGATTTGGCTTTAGGCTCAAATAAAGACTGAGATCAGGTTTGATAACTGACTGCACTATGGGGGTGAAATACATGAAATGTTTGCTGCTATTTTGATAATTAATAGTGTTAACATATGTTTTTGTGACTATGGTATTGTTTAAAGCCTTgcagaacaaaataaaataatttcagcATATACTTCTACTGCAGAAATACTGTAAGAGATCACATACATATCACCAAATTTAGTTTCATATAGATGAATAATTATAGGTTTCATAACGAGTGAGAATTAGATATCGCTTGATATCAACtcgagttatttaatttcaatataataataaacgagCCTGTGGCGAGTTTGTTAttactatttaaattaaataaagagaGTTGATATCAAACGATATCTAATTCTCCCGAGTTGTGAAACCTATTTCTCTTATGGTAAACATGCTTTTTgtgcttaataaaaaaaatccgcgaaacgtCGACCCAGTCGCTTGAACATAACtgcattgtgacgtcatatgtcCTGTTCGTCGTCAATCTTCAACATAagacttttttaaacattttgtacgcttcagaatgtaataatatttgaataagaatatataaaaagatgaaaagtgtgcgtattttctatattattgaagaaatcgCTTATCTCCGTTGCAATGGAGGAAATGTACATCATTGTGACCTTTAACTGTCAACAATGACCTAAAGAATAGCCAATGAAAATGCCGCAATATCGTTTCAGGAGGTTTCGTTGGCCAATCAAATTAACGCATTTTTCGTATCACTTTTTCGTATCACACTCCGGACAGTGTGATACGAGAATTATCTATTCATGCGAGAAATAGATAACAGGCCCCAACCATAAGAGAatgaaattttcacttttattgtaatttaatcGCAATATAAGAATGAAAGAGTAAACGTTTAAGTATTGAAGTTaactaaaacaatataaattaaatgtatttattcattttacaacATGTAATTATAAGATTTGATGtgtattttgcaaataaatgGTGTTAGCTATtcaacatttatcatgttttaaaacttgtaaTGCTTGATAAAAAGTATAGATATTATTGCTGTTGCTTTGAAGCTAGCCACATATCtttaatttgcatttttctTACTAGTCAATTCTTGTAACAAATTGAGCAGTTGTATAATGTAATGTGTTTGCCATAAAATCATTGTTTTCAATAGAATATTatgttaatgtttaaaaatataagtcataataacatgtttaaaattatgTCTCTCTAAACCAATTTAAAATGCACATATTCAGTGAGTACATTCCAAATTTCAGTCATGTCTGGGTATTTGACAGCATACTAAGTAGCAACACAAATTATTGTTTTCCATAGAAGACATAAAGTAACTACTTGACTTTAGTAAAACATTGACGGCTTACTACAAAGTTCTATTTCCATAACCTTGTATAATATGGcaattatatgtacatgtagtatcactgatattatgaatatttgtactttaacaCTAACATTGTTGATTATTTGAAAGAAGGCATTTAAATGAACAATAAAAGCATTTCAAGACATATAAtcttactttatttttgtatttggtaATACAGGAGCATGATCATTTAATTAGGTTTATGAACCTCTTGCACTGCCCCAGATTAAGGGTTAGGATCAAATTCCACTATTATTCGCCCTTCATGGAAGGACTTTTATTTGTTAACATAAATCAGGAGTGGCCTTTATAAATGTGTTGCACTGTCATTTGTCCAGTTCTTGTTCATCAGGCGTCCCACATAAATCTGGAGTCATTCAGTAAAAGTGCCAGATCTTCATTGTAAGGCTTGTAAAACTTGTTGAGTAAATCTTTTGTTCTTTTATGCATTGGTCCCTGTTTTTTCTTGAGCGTTGTTTTATGAGCTTTTTCTATTTTGACTATTCTGTCTAGATCAATTTCAGATTGTTCTTCTGAAAAATTACATTCCATTTAATTGACATGTATTGCTTTCAAATTTGTCTTAATTAGGATAACTAGTAGAATAAAGatgaatatatacataaatttgtGCTCAATTTAAGATGCTGTATTTAGATATGTGTGGTATTTGTTTAAAAGCAGAATGATTATGAAGGACAAAGACAATGACTGCTTCACTCAGCATGGTTATTTTACACAGGTTTTACCATAACTTTAGTGTTCTCGGATTTATATACTGAGATAGACACATAGCAATTAGTGAAAGTAAGATGCTTATTAAAGAGGTACATGACTTAGGGCTCAGGGTATTTTGACATCAACAGTTGATATAGGgtcttttaatatcaatattaattttatcattCCATTTAGACTACTGGTATTACTAATTGCTAACAAATATTTACCTAGTTGCAGGAACTTGAAAATCTGTTTTAATGttccttttatattttctgCATAATCTTCAGTCTTAAGTACCAAGATTTGTTCTTTAGGGAATACTTTCAACCATTCCTTGAGGTAGACAGCATAGAATCCTACATGTATTCTTGCCTGAAAATACCAGAAATGATGTCTGCATATCACATTGAGAATAACACATAGTTAATAGTACTAAGTAGTTTGTTggatgatttatataaaaaagatggtatatatcaatttttagattgtgaataaaataagagttgatacaaattgaaactgataaatttaaatgaaatatgaattcagaaaaaagatttatttttattctgtcaaaatgacataaagcttgcaaataaataaaaagtaaaatcacaaaaatactgaactcgaggaaaattcaaaacggaaagctcctaatcaaatggcaaaatcaaaagctctaacacatcaaatgaatggataacaactgtcattcctgatttggtacaggcattttttatttagaaaatgttgtattaaacctggtttaacagctagataaacctctcacttgtatgatagtcgtataaaattccattacattgacaacaatgtgtgaacaaaacaaacagacataattggTGAATATGTCAAGAATAGGGTTActgcagtcaacattgtgttataatcagaatcactataaaaacaaaccaatatgtaacaaagaagtaCAAAAAGGCATCAAGACAAAGTAtgttagcaaaaatgaaagacaaggataaaaaatataccatagcacaataccacaaggatgtataagtacagagccacgtcatacatgtaacaaagaaacataaaaaggcaTGTAGACAAAGCAAATGGCAGACCAGAATACAAAGCAGAGGTTGCaaaatgatatatgaaataGTAAACAGATGAgattatattacatttaatataatCTACATGGTAAAACcttcaaaataccaaaaaacattaaacacaaatttaaagACAGACCaaggaaaaaaattatttactttATCGAAAGATGGAATTTCTATGTTACCTTATACATGGCAATATGTTTCCTATCATACAGACAAGATTCCagtgttctttttttcatacaatACTTGAGAAAAGTGATAGAAAAGTGAACAGCATCATGGAATCCTTTACTTGTTCTTGTCTGTCCAAGTTTTAGGAACATGTAATCAGAATACAATctgtaatgaaaaatatgatactagttgatgtgtttgtcctttaaaagattttcaatgtttatatttatttcgaaATTTAAGATTATTACCTTTGAATGCAGAcgcttttttttctttgtaagcAGCAATACTCATAATTCATATTATCACATAATGCACGtgaaaataatactttatttttaaaggagtaggttcagttagacccctttttggccccaaaatatagcagtttaataaaattgtcaaaatgtaaaattttagttaatcattggacagtagaatgcttctgctacataaatatggtcTGTTTTTGACAATGCAATGCACATATCTCGGGTACTAACACcgttaagtcatgctaaattactgacaTCTTCACAAtcctagcattttagttaaattttagacggttttcgtgtgaaacgaaagtggccgcattcgtgttcatccttaatattaaaatgtaagtcgtatttgatgataatacatcacatatataaaggttgaggatgaacacggatgcggccactttcatttttgacaaaaaacatctaaaaagtggcatttttcggcatatttggtatatttttcatatttgagcttgaatcggatcgtttttaatgcttacatcagttaaaatctttcacatgaactaattgattcaaatgaaatagacacttaagtgtttaaaaagtggtcaaaatctttcgtcagaagAACATTCAATTTgaggacctactcctttagtgTGTCCGAAGCGCTTATCTGGATTTTCCTTCACATGGAATTGTCAAACCTTAGAATTTGAAAGCAAGAGATCATGTacaaaatatgtagaaatagTTGAAGTTGTTATTTCTAACAATTCCATTGAGGAATTGAAATCGgtttctgttttatttgtattcgtGTTTCTACTGCTTTATCTTTTAAACCTTATAAATGGTATTTTTATATGCAACCACAAGATCACATCTTTACAAAATGCATAAACTtgtgatcctcaatgctcttcaacttcgtactttatttggcctttaaacatttttttgattcgagcgtcactgatgagtcttatgtagatgaaacgcgcgtctggcggaaatataaaattgtaatcctggtatctatgatgagtttatatacataCCTATTGGTTGGATCTCTGACTATAATAATCAGTTTTGCTTTTGGATTCATATGATGCATTAAGTGAGTTGTCAATATTTTAGGATGGTTTAACCGATGGTTTTGTTTAATGTTCTTCCATCCTGTGAAATCCCAAAAATCCATAGGCGTCCCATCAcctatattgaaaataaatatttatatggtttaaaaaaaatcatttataaaatttaccaGTTAACTAACAAAACCTTAGACGCTCATACTAGTAATGGTTTGTATAATAGTCTTAGTGAAAAAAGACAACTACCTTAATGTAAACAAGTTTAATGAACTATACCTGTAACTAGCTTATTGTTGCTTGAAATATTTGCCGCAGCACCATCAAAGTAATTCAGATAATCGCCGAAGGATTCACGTGGGTGTTGGTACCGGCTTAACCATAAACCTGCACATACAATATAGtaaaagcaaaaatgaaataaaaagattacCATCAATCCCTATAATTTTCGTATAAGCACAAATGCACACGAAAACGTTGAAagcattttttcatataaaacatgtacttttaaaaatagtcctgaaattgtatttgttattcgatttgatagaaattattacaatttaacaCAGAACTATTTACAGTTTCTTGcattgtatgaaatatttgcatgaTAATACTTTCaaagaaatcattaaaaaaaatcaattaacaaaaatgtatcataCGAGGCTAATGAAATAGCTTGTGAACTTTCTATTGAATTAAATGTATTGAGGCTCATGTATTAGGGTATTTGTTTACCCTTTGATCGACTAGTATTTAATTGAGAGCAATATGATACTTATGCTCCCTGAACACCCCAATTTAAtatcttatatacatgtatagatatataattatacttgacattttatttaaatttaactgaatatattttttttcgtacACTATTACCATATCGTCTCCATGACCACCACATTGTCTCTTTGTTGAGGGATCCATCATTGCCTAATATATGTGGATGTTCCAACAGACGAAGGAACAGATCCGTTGACCCACATTTATCTACTCCCAATAAATGGAAGTACGGCATACACCgaaactttgttcttgtttcgTTGGTTTTACAAGTTTCATAGAAGCATGGATTCCTGTAACTGTTGTCATACTTAGGTGCCGCCTTAAAagaaatttcattttgtatcaTAACACAGTTTCTTTAATTTGCATGtacttgtttatatctttgAGTTACCGAACAGATACCTAAATGATAAAGTACCTTTCTAGTTCTTcgaaataattgtattaattcAGTACCATTATTTTACAGTAATGCATTTGTCAATGACCTTATTTTACAGTAATGAATTTGTCAATGACTTATTTGATAGTAATGAATTTGTCAATGACTTATTTCATAGTAATGGATTTCTCAATGACTTATTTTACAATAATGGATTTGCCAATGACTTATTTACAGTAATGGATTTGTCAATGACTTATTTTATAGTAATATATTTGTCAATGACTTATTTCATAGAAATGGATATCTCAATGACTTTTTTACAGTAATGGATTTGTAAATGACTTATTTACAGTAATAGATTTGTCAATGACTTATTTTACAGAAATTGGTTTGTCAAAgacttattttacaaaaaatgattttccaATGACTTATTTTACAGAAATGGGTTTTTCAATGACTTATTTTACagaaatgtatttgtaaatgACTTATTTTATAGTAATAGATTTGTCAATGACCTTTTTTTACAGTAATGGGTTTGTCAATGACTTATTTTATAGTAATTGATTTGTCAATGACTTATTTTATAGTAATGGATTTgtcaatgactttttttttacagtaatgGGTTTGTCAATGATTTGAGGTAAGTTGTTAGTAGCAGTTTTGACCTTTTAATGTATATAAACATTAAGACCATTTgaatgtatgattgccaataaagtAACAAGTACAATTTAACAAacataggtcaccatacggctttTAACACATTAATACatttcaggtaaaaaaaaacagattttgtcAGTTGAGTAAATTTAAACTGTATTACTTTCTTGAAGATTTCTTATTTGATTAGAAGAAAACAGAAATacgatatatatgtatatacatttatagtACTACAAAAATGAGGCGAAGCCTAgtaattccaaaaaattgtagTCCTGATAAATatagtattataaaattattattcaaaaccGTTCAAAGGTTTTGAAATACTACACCATATTTCTTATATTACTTTTAGCAAATACGGTGAATTTTTATAGCACTGACAATTTGCACGTTTAAAAAGGCAGTAATGCGTTTCGGTTTGAATAAACATCAAGCATTTGCCATCCAAATCAGCAAGAACAAGTCATAAATATGAGAACATCACACTTAAATTTCTGTGAACTTCAAgaaattttgacttaaacaaTCCCTTTTATATTGGCCTTATTAAaacgtgatttttttttacattaaaccTGTTATTTGGAATAAAGAAAGAACTCAATCACCAAGAACGATTGTATGCTTAACCTTTTTGACCTGGTAGAAAATGTATACTCACCATCCACATTAAATCTTCAATTCTTGCTCTTTTGGTTTTGTCCGCTGGTAAATAACAAACATTGGTAGCTGTTTTTCTAGCATGCAatgctttatcttgttttggGTTATTTCTCATGAGAAACCCATATAATAGCATGCAGTTGAAAACGAAGACacattgaaataataatttaataaactGTAATCGGTTCATTATTTATACCAATGGTGCCTTTGTTGTGAATTTGATAAGACGGTATAGAGTGACCTATAAATTATTATCCTTTTGCAATAGGACACACTAACCTTATCTCgattgtattatataattgaTTAAACTTTGTCAACTTGTAAGAAATTGAAAGACTGCAATCAAATACAATGGCCAATATGTAGAACAtggattaaaacaaaaaaaaaatagggtttTTACTTTACAGTGAACAAGGTGACAGTAACCTGGAAAATACTATATATGACTTTATATTATTTCCAATCAGTATCACAATGCCTGATTTTGATGTATAAATTAATACCGGTATCCCGAAAAAactgaactcaaaggaaaattaaaaacggaaagaccttaatcaaatggcaaaatcaaaaactgaaacacatcaaacgatagg
The genomic region above belongs to Mytilus trossulus isolate FHL-02 chromosome 7, PNRI_Mtr1.1.1.hap1, whole genome shotgun sequence and contains:
- the LOC134725322 gene encoding lysophospholipid acyltransferase 7-like, giving the protein MQDDVIYGIILVVSFGIGLFVRQITDPDRKRLICSIAGAILAVVNCHIHIYHSLVLVIGSCLLIKICGPRKCQLFGYIWCFGYLVFFRTCHHFGLPKPSPVSNALQLFLTLKLVALGFEIHDTHELSKKGDTPEEEESTLQRKYRSIYPSSLDILQYSYCYVGLFTGPYYKYRTYEDFIQNRNSPNIPVKEFVIERLKYIPVIAVTFLGMSHFFSIQYVETEEFFEHPFWFRLFYMVPMFMIFRTRLYMAWLVSESMCMTSSLGAYPVEAKAKYGQGPTDLSGLDKSLSISKSDQKYDYQTVYNLSIYGCELGRTTREGLRSWNMTVQYWLAAFVHRRIPKHLKNYGVAITMAVSAFWHGIHPGYYLSFMLVPIIVFAEDAMISTFRKNSSENMQYWFDWACLFFKMRGFDYMCMGFLLLKLDLTLAYWQSIFFIGHLVPILFIIISKIFKPKRKKEEKKE
- the LOC134725323 gene encoding carbohydrate sulfotransferase 15-like, with the protein product MPYFHLLGVDKCGSTDLFLRLLEHPHILGNDGSLNKETMWWSWRRYGLWLSRYQHPRESFGDYLNYFDGAAANISSNNKLVTGDGTPMDFWDFTGWKNIKQNHRLNHPKILTTHLMHHMNPKAKLIIIVRDPTNRLYSDYMFLKLGQTRTSKGFHDAVHFSITFLKYCMKKRTLESCLYDRKHIAMYKARIHVGFYAVYLKEWLKVFPKEQILVLKTEDYAENIKGTLKQIFKFLQLEEQSEIDLDRIVKIEKAHKTTLKKKQGPMHKRTKDLLNKFYKPYNEDLALLLNDSRFMWDA